A genome region from Brassica oleracea var. oleracea cultivar TO1000 chromosome C2, BOL, whole genome shotgun sequence includes the following:
- the LOC106324140 gene encoding uncharacterized protein LOC106324140, translating into MERDKHTGEERTWIPAKVLSSDGTMQHPEDSITWSTVKDKWPQFSEEARNLQLGLSTDGMNPFSIQNTKYNIWPVLLVNYNMHPTMCMEEENIMLTFLIHGPTAPSNNIDVYLAPLIDDLNDLWNEGIVVYDSFQKENFTLKTMLLWTVSDYPGLGTLAGCKVKGKQACTVCGKDTSFRWLKFSRKHVYLGNKKRLRPEHPYRRRRKWFDNTVEEGTVSRIQSESEIFETLKDFINNFGKPLERNGKRRRKVLSEDEVILEDEYEEDTNHWRWKKRSILFELPYWKSKDGVKSRKNLEDMEIRNNLHVHLKGKRTYLPHAAYWLKKDEKKENSARDLSLFRGPNGYSVNIASCVSVEPPTIGGLKSNDHHVLLQNLLPVALRGLLPDCPRIAVTRLCSFFNRLCQRVLDHENLISLETELIETMCQMERYIKHL; encoded by the exons ATGGAAAGGGATAAGCACACTGGTGAGGAGAGGACATGGATTCCAGCTAAGGTTCTAAG TTCAGATGGTACAATGCAGCACCCAGAAGACTCTATCACTTGGTCCACCGTGAAGGATAAGTGGCCACAGTTTTCTGAAGAAGCAAGAAACCTCCAGCTTGGACTCTCTACTGACGGTATGAATCCTTTCTCAATCCAGAACACAAAATACAACATATGGCCGGTGTTATTAGTCAACTACAACATGCATCCAACAATGTGTATGGAGGAAGAGAACATCATGTTGACTTTCCTAATCCATGGACCAACTGCACCGAGCAACAACATCGATGTCTACCTAGCTCCTTTGATAGATGATCTAAATGATTTGTGGAATGAAGGTATTGTTGTTTATGACTCGTTTCAGAAGGAAAATTTTACACTAAAAACAATGTTGTTGTGGACTGTCAGTGATTATCCTGGATTAGGGACATTGGCTGGGTGTAAAGTCAAAGGGAAACAAGCATGTACTGTCTGTGGAAAGGATACATCCTTTAGATGGTTGAAGTTTAGTCGAAAGCATGTGTATTTGGGAAACAAAAAGAGGCTGAGACCTGAGCATCCTTACAGACGAAGAAGAAAATGGTTTGACAACACAGTTGAAGAAGGGACTGTATCTAGAATTCAAAGTGAATCAGAGATTTTTGAGACACTGAAGGATTTCATAAATAACTTTGGGAAACCGTTAGAGAGGAATGGCAAAAGAAGAAGAAAAGTTCTCAGTGAAGATGAGGTTATTTTAGAGGATGAATACGAAGAAGACACAAATCACTGGAGGTGGAAGAAAAGGTCCATCCTCTTCGAGTTGCCTTACTGGAAG TCAAAAGATGGTGTGAAATCAAGAAAGAATCTTGAAGATATGGAGATTCGAAACAACTTACATGTTCATCTAAAAGGGAAGAGAACATACTTACCTCATGCTGCTTATTGGCTGAAGAAAGATGAAAAAAAAGAAAATTCTGCAAGAGATTTAAGTCTATTTAGAGGACCAAATGGATATTCTGTGAACATTGCAAGCTGTGTCTCTGTGGAACCACCCACAATTGGCGGATTGAAGTCTAACGATCATCACGTGCTTCTGCAAAACCTTCTACCAGTGGCGTTGAGAGGCTTACTCCCGGATTGTCCTAGGATTGCAGTTACAAGGTTGTGCAGCTTCTTTAACAGACTTTGTCAGCGAGTTCTTGACCATGAGAATCTAATATCTTTGGAGACTGAGCTTATAGAGACAATGTGCCAAATGGAGAG